In uncultured Desulfuromonas sp., the genomic stretch CATTGGAAGAGATTCGCCAGGACTTGGGTGAGTGTCAACGCTGTGGTTTGGCGCAGGGTCGCAAGTCCATTGTTTTTGGCAGTGGCAACCCGCATGCCGAACTGGTGTTTGTCGGTGAAGGGCCGGGACGCGATGAGGATGAGCAAGGCGTGCCCTTTGTTGGGGAAGCGGGGCGACTGCTGGAGCGGATCTTGTTTGCCATGGGTTATGAGCGCGAACAGGTGTATATCTGCAATGTGGTGAAATGTCGTCCCCCGCAAAATCGCAATCCGCAACCGGACGAAATTGCCGCATGTGAGCCGTTTCTCAAGCAACAGCTGGCCAGCCTGAAACCGCGGGTTATTGTTGCCCTGGGCAAGTTTGCCACCCAGACTCTGCTTCAACAACAGACGCCGATCAGTCGCTTACGCGGCAACTGGGCCGAGTATCAGGGCATTGCGTTGATGCCGACCTACCATCCCGCCTATCTGCTCCGCAATCCCGGAGGCAAGCGGGATGTCTGGGAAGATATGAAGGCCGTGATGTCGCGCCTTGCGCAGGAGGATTCCCCGTGAATGTTTTTAAACTGTGCGTCAGTTTCTGTCTTATTTCAACCTTCCTGACGCCGGCATTTGCCGAAGACCCGATTCGGGTCAGTGATGTCCACCGCCAACTGGCTGAGCGCCATCTTGAGGACGGCCACCCCTTCTGGGCGGTGCGTTCTTATCGATTGGCCCTGGAGTCCGGTTCCGATGATCCCAATATCCACCGTAATTTGTCCCAGGTCCTCTATGACCTGGGCTTTGTCGACCAGGCCATTGAAGAGTTGCAACTGGCGATCGACAAAGCCCCGGAAGAGGATTTTCTCCATATGGAGATGGGCGTGTTTTATCTGGCGTCCGGGCGCTTACCCTTGGCGTACCAGGAATTCACCCGTGTGCTTGAACTCAACCCCGGTTTTTCCTATGGGTATTATTATCTTGGCGAAGTGTTGTTCCGCCTGGGTGAGTACAACCAGTCGAGTATGGCGCTGGTGATTGCCGAAAAACTCGGCTTGCCGGGATTTGATCTCGAACGAAAACTGACGGATCTCGGCTGGGTACTGCCGGAAAAACCGTGGCATTGTGAAGCGCATATTTATCATCTGCGACGCATTACCTTGCCGACATTGACCCAGGCGCGTCAGGTGATGCAGCGCCTGGAAGATGGTGAATTATTCGAAGAGTTGGCGCGGGAGTTTTCAACGGGCAGCGAATCCCAGTCCGGTGGTTATGTCGGCGGGATCTCCCTGGCCAGTATGCCGGAAAATTTTTCTCGGGAACTGGCCGGTCGCCCCTGCTATTCACCGGCGGTCCTGTTGGAGTCCAGTGACGGCTACCATATTGTTCAGCGCATTGCTCCGTTTGATGCCGACTTGTGGCAAAAAAACGCTGACAAACAAAAATCGCAACGCCGTGTCCAGATGGACCGTCATGCCACCGAGGACAAACAACAGCCCAAGAGTTACGTGTTGGTTAGTGGTGTGTTTCGTAATCACGACTATGCCGACCAGCGGGTCGCGCGGTTGCTCAAGCTGGGCATGAAAAGCTATCTGCAGACGCGCGGCAGTGGCGAACACCTGCGCTACGAGGTGATTGTCGGTCAGTTTGATGATTATGCCGAGGCGGAAAAAGCCGGAAAGACCATAAAAAAATCCGGCCTCGAGTATTACATCCGCAAAAACAAGGCGAAGTAACCTGGTTTTGCCACAGGATTAAGCCCGACTGCTGGCAATCCATTCGATCTCAATACGACATCCTTTGGGAAGAGCTGCAACGGCCACACAGGCCCGCGCCGGAGGATTTTCCGGGAAAAAACGGCCGTAAATATCGTTGACTACAGCGAAGTCGGCCATATCCGTCAGATAAATGGTGGTTTTAACCACATGACGAAACTCCAAACCTGCCCCAGCCAGTGCCGCCTGCATGTTTTTCATCACTTGCTCGGTTTGCGCGTGAATCGATTCGGTGATCAGCTCCCCCGTGTCTGGATTCAACGGGATCTGGCCGGAAAAAAAAGTCATATGATCGACCTGGACGGCCTGCGAATAAGGGCCGATGGCTGCCGGGGCCGCTTTGGTGGCGATAATCTTTTTCATCAGGACTCCTGTGATGTAAGGCAGGGTGTTGTTGATAGCTGTGAATCTGATATACCTTGAGCTAGGTGTGATTGTAAAGTGTCTTGTCTGAATGTTGCGCCGCAGAGGTTAACAACGGAACAGGAGGTGGCAAAGATGTCTCAGCAACAACCCCGGCTCGTATCCGCTCACGGAGGTCACAGTGGCCAGTTCTGTTTGCATGCCCGTGACACACTGGCTGAGATGGTTGAAGAATATGCCCGACAGGGGTTTGCCTGGGTGGGGCTGACCGAACATATGCCGCCCACCGAAGATGCGTTTCTTTATCCCGACGAGCGTGAAGCCGGATTGACGGCCAACCATCTTCAGCAGCAGTTTGTCCGCTATGTTGAGACGGCGCGTCAGCTGCAACAGGACTACCGGGGGCGTCTGACTCTGTTTGTCGGTATGGAGACGGAATACTATCCCGGCTCTGTCGATTTTGCCAAACAGCTCAAAAAAGAGTTTGATCTCGACTATCTGGTTGGTTCCGTTCACCATGTCGAAGGTCGTTGTTTTGATTTCAGCCTTGCGGATTACCAGCGGGCATTTGATGAACACGGTGGCTATGAACCGTTGTATTGCGCTTATTTCGATGCTCAGTTGACGATGATTAACGCGCTGCAGCCCGAAGTGGTGGGGCATTTTGACCTGATTCGCCTGTATGATCCCGATTATCCAACCCGCCTGCAGTGTCCTGCTGTTGAGCAGCGCATGCGACGCAATCTGCAACGGATCCGCGAATTGGGGTTGATTCTCGATTATAACGCACGCGCCTTGTTTAAAGGGGCTCCAGAACCTTATGTCAGTGTGCCGGTGTTGCACCATGCTTTGCAGTTGGGGATTGATCTGCTCCCTGGAGACGATTCGCATGGTGTTGATTCCGTTGGGGCGCATCTTTCGACCGTGATCGCCTTGTTACAGGACGCCGGTTATCATTGCCAATGGCGCTTTCCGACGCCACCTCAGCAAAGGATTTGATGTGATATGTTGA encodes the following:
- a CDS encoding RidA family protein; this translates as MKKIIATKAAPAAIGPYSQAVQVDHMTFFSGQIPLNPDTGELITESIHAQTEQVMKNMQAALAGAGLEFRHVVKTTIYLTDMADFAVVNDIYGRFFPENPPARACVAVAALPKGCRIEIEWIASSRA
- a CDS encoding uracil-DNA glycosylase, producing the protein MPQSFDRTMHEMLSQTRAVLTELQSLGVDELYLEDSGEVLPLCHEQPQCQTGRCDCRQPSLEEIRQDLGECQRCGLAQGRKSIVFGSGNPHAELVFVGEGPGRDEDEQGVPFVGEAGRLLERILFAMGYEREQVYICNVVKCRPPQNRNPQPDEIAACEPFLKQQLASLKPRVIVALGKFATQTLLQQQTPISRLRGNWAEYQGIALMPTYHPAYLLRNPGGKRDVWEDMKAVMSRLAQEDSP
- a CDS encoding SPOR domain-containing protein, whose translation is MNVFKLCVSFCLISTFLTPAFAEDPIRVSDVHRQLAERHLEDGHPFWAVRSYRLALESGSDDPNIHRNLSQVLYDLGFVDQAIEELQLAIDKAPEEDFLHMEMGVFYLASGRLPLAYQEFTRVLELNPGFSYGYYYLGEVLFRLGEYNQSSMALVIAEKLGLPGFDLERKLTDLGWVLPEKPWHCEAHIYHLRRITLPTLTQARQVMQRLEDGELFEELAREFSTGSESQSGGYVGGISLASMPENFSRELAGRPCYSPAVLLESSDGYHIVQRIAPFDADLWQKNADKQKSQRRVQMDRHATEDKQQPKSYVLVSGVFRNHDYADQRVARLLKLGMKSYLQTRGSGEHLRYEVIVGQFDDYAEAEKAGKTIKKSGLEYYIRKNKAK
- a CDS encoding histidinol-phosphatase, which produces MSQQQPRLVSAHGGHSGQFCLHARDTLAEMVEEYARQGFAWVGLTEHMPPTEDAFLYPDEREAGLTANHLQQQFVRYVETARQLQQDYRGRLTLFVGMETEYYPGSVDFAKQLKKEFDLDYLVGSVHHVEGRCFDFSLADYQRAFDEHGGYEPLYCAYFDAQLTMINALQPEVVGHFDLIRLYDPDYPTRLQCPAVEQRMRRNLQRIRELGLILDYNARALFKGAPEPYVSVPVLHHALQLGIDLLPGDDSHGVDSVGAHLSTVIALLQDAGYHCQWRFPTPPQQRI